From a region of the Rhinolophus sinicus isolate RSC01 linkage group LG04, ASM3656204v1, whole genome shotgun sequence genome:
- the LOC141571258 gene encoding NUT family member 2G-like, translated as MRGTAPRQEGRWAHAQPGYACASATANQCNEPWELLQDSGPRPRGPQPQGPCVCVRARDKPGIGLHSSAGLRPAETTSPGASMSPFMALPFPPPTAGPAYWPPGEHHLPPLMTPSFPPGQPVVLPAFPGTPSVAGDAGHGPTGTGAGNIIVQVGSEVGRAELPQTQTLVLTQAPLNCSAPGALGGGAVCPAPQFFTASALQTVMLAPAIGGTQAVQGSWCPGLPPQAPPPAAPLASIVSPVSAGPWPNGAPREGGLSTSRSKAASNNCGNPKSVYENFRCWQRFKALAWRHLPQSSGLEALSCFLIPVLRSLSRLKPTMTLENGLKRAMREWQHTSNFDRMIFYEMAEKFMEFEEEEMQIRKLQWMKAEQGLPPAAPPKPDPWEPPAPLVGSQPACVPRTAIPRAHPAGPQPHRAQRPRETNTPEEIPPEAVREYMDIMDELLGSAHSATGEPGGEWEEDRKEPQQDDDGTYPAPGLLSYIDELCSQEDFDTKVEEVIHPRFLEQLLSSEPQLDPAALAEELKQEEALTAAQVSQEMEGPLLALKGEESEQAPQSHREPRLDSPPSVSEASEDARRHDYGPQLGVSDIACPPEADFKDPQRHCRADAHLSRPKVFDVSSGCQESPALRARWPPSPPDGPRRTASRQGPRDTSIPGETCPVAETHRPADWCGVAEEVLPSLSFLLDSQNSLLPWRFPESPVSASGLVFPGGRGDRGAPQSLSHQRLGLSRVDPSAAKSRKRALDGDPAPAEKTPRLGTDLSVSGRPALALGPICSSQPQKRKWDPFIMGKRRKLHCSQ; from the exons ATGCGAGGCACCGCCCCGAGGCAGGAAGGCCGTTGGGCCCACGCCCAACCGGGCTACGCATGCGCATCTGCCACAGCGAACCAGTGCAACGAACCCTGGGAGCTGTTGCAGGACAGCGGTCCACGCCCACGagggccccagccccaggggcCGTGCGTGTGCGTCCGGGCACGAGACAAGCCAGGAATTGGCCTGCACT CATCTGCAGGGCTCAGACCGGCAGAGACCACGAGCCCTGGTGCTTCCATGTCTCCTTTCATGGCGCTGCCTTTTCCGCCACCCACTGCTGGCCCCGCATACTGGCCACCTGGGGAGCATCACCTGCCGCCCCTCATGACACCGTCATTTCCTCCTGGCCAGCCCGTGGTGCTGCCGGCTTTCCCTGGGACACCTTCGGTGGCAGGAGATGCTGGCCATGGCCCCACAGGGACTGGGGCCGGCAACATCATTGTCCAGGTCGGATCAGAAGTGGGACGAGCAGAGCTGCCCCAGACTCAGACCTTGGTCCTTACTCAGGCCCCGCTCAACTGCAGTGCTCCGGGGGCCCTCGGTGGGGGTGCTGTGTGTCCTGCACCCCAATTCTTCACAGCCTCTGCGCTGCAGACCGTTATGCTCGCTCCGGCTATTGGGGGCACCCAGGCTGTCCAGGGCAGCTGGTGCCCAGGCCTTCCTCCTCAGGCCCCACCACCAGCTGCCCCGCTGGCTTCCATCGTCTCCCCAGTGAGTGCTGGGCCATGGCCAAATGGGGCTCCCAGAGAGGGTGGCCTTTCCACCTCCCGCTCCAAGGCTGCTTCGAACAACTGCGGTAACCCCAAGAGTGTGTATGAGAACTTCCGGTGTTGGCAGCGCTTCAAGGCCCTGGCCTGGAGACACCTACCCCAGAGTTCCGGCCTTGAAGCTCTTTCCTGCTTCCTCAT CCCAGTGCTCCGGTCCCTGTCCCGTCTGAAGCCCACCATGACGTTGGAGAACGGACTGAAGCGGGCCATGCGGGAATGGCAGCACACAAGCAACTTTGACCGGATGATCTTTTACGAGATGGCAGAAAA gttCATGGAGTTTGAGGAGGAGGAGATGCAGATTCGGAAGTTGCAGTGGATGAAGGCGGAGCAGGGCCTGCCTCCCGCTGCCCCACCAAAGCCTGATCCTTgggagcccccagccccactggTGGGCTCGCAGCCAG CGTGCGTTCCCAGGACGGCCATACCCAGAGCCCATCCTGCCGGCCCGCAACCACACAGAGCCCAGCGGCCCCGGGAGACCAACACACCAGAGGAGATTCCCCCTGAGGCCGTGAGAGAGTACATGGACATCATGGATGAGCTCTTGGGGTCGGCCCACTCAGCCACCGGAGAGCCAGGTGGAGAatgggaagaagacagaaaggagcCGCAGCAGGATGACGATGGGACCTACCCGGCCCCGGGTCTCCTGAGCTACATTGACGAGCTGTGTTCCCAGGAAGACTTCGACACCAAG GTGGAGGAGGTCATTCACCCCCGATTCCTGGAACAATTGCTTTCCTCAGAACCACAGCTGGATCCCGCAGCCTTAGCTGAGGAATTGAAGCAGGAGGAAGCACTCACAGCGGCCCAGGTAAGCCAAGAGATGGAGGGACCTCTG CTGGCCTTGAAAGGGGAGGAGAGTGAACAGGCACCCCAGAGCCATCGTGAACCCCGATTGGACTCACCTCCTTCTGTATCTGAGGCCAGTGAAGATGCCAGGAGGCATGACTATGGCCCCCAGCTGGGGGTCAGTGACATAGCCTGCCCACCAGAGGCTGACTTCAAGGACCCTCAAAGGCACTGTCGAGCAGACGCCCACCTGTCCAGGCCCAAAGTCTTTGATGTGTCTTCAGGATGTCAGGAGTCCCCAGCACTCCGGGCTCGATGGCCCCCCTCTCCTCCCGACGGTCCCAGGCGCACTGCCTCACGGCAGGGACCCAGGGATACCTCCATTCCCGGAGAGACCTGTCCTGTTGCGGAGACTCACAGGCCAGCGGACTGGTGCGGTGTGGCGGAGGAAGTGCTCCCCAGCCTGTCCTTCCTCTTGGACTCTCAGAACAGCCTGCTGCCCTGGCGGTTCCCCGAGAGTCCTGTCTCTGCCTCAGGTCTTGTCTTCCCTGGAGGTCGGGGGGACCGGGGAGCTCCTCAGTCCCTGTCTCATCAGAGACTAGGCCTCAGCCGAGTTGACCCTTCAGCTGCCAAGTCTAGGAAGCGTGCTCTGGATGGAGACCCAGCTCCTGCTGAGAAGACCCCACGTCTCGGCACGGACCTCAGTGTCTCTGGGAGGCCAGCCTTGGCTCTGGGGCCAATCTGCTCCTCACAGCCTCAAAAGAGAAAGTGGGACCCCTTTATCAtggggaagagaagaaagctgCACTGCAGCCAGTAG